CAAAATATATATTATACATACACTCGCAGGCGGCTAAGCCTGGGTGTTGTCAGAAAGTTGCAGGTTTTAAAAGTGATAAAAGAGTTGATCAGACCGTTTCCGGAAACAAGAAATATTACACCGATCCCGATACCCTTTAATGAGGTGCCTTATCTCCTTACAGCAAATATTTACGCCCTTGGTAAAGAGGAAATAACGCTTATTGATGCCGGCCCTGACATCCCCGGCGCCCTTCAATTCATAATGGATACCTTTAAAAGAGAGGGTCTCATATTTAACAACATCAACAGGATAATCCTGACACACGGTCATATGGACCATTTCGGTCTTGCCTCTGAAATTATAAAGCGGCTTGATCATACTGTTGAGATATATATCCACCCTGAAGGGGTATGGAAGATATCCAGCGAATTTTTAAAAAATGAAATATGGGCTGATGAGCTTGATCTGCTTCAGCAGATGGCCGGGATACCTGATGATATCCTAAATGCAATGAAAAGGGGTATCAGAAAATATTACAGTATAGCAAAACCCATTGATGAACCGAAGGAGATGGCGGATGGCCATATATTTAAAGGTGAAGGCTACAGTCTCAGGGTGATTTTTACCCCGGGACATGATCCTGGTTTATGCTGCCTGTATGAATCTGAACAGAAGATACTCTTCAGCAGTGACCATATTATAAAAAATCTGACTCCAAAGCCTATACTGGCCTTAAGCCGTGACAGGATGATCGATAAAAACTACAAGGGGTTGATTTATTATCTGAAATCCCTTGACCGGGTATCTGGATTGGATGTGAGGCACCTGTTCCCCGGTCATGGTGAGTATATTAGCGATATGAAGCCTGTTATAGGCATGTACAGG
The Desulfatiglans sp. genome window above contains:
- a CDS encoding MBL fold metallo-hydrolase, encoding MIKELIRPFPETRNITPIPIPFNEVPYLLTANIYALGKEEITLIDAGPDIPGALQFIMDTFKREGLIFNNINRIILTHGHMDHFGLASEIIKRLDHTVEIYIHPEGVWKISSEFLKNEIWADELDLLQQMAGIPDDILNAMKRGIRKYYSIAKPIDEPKEMADGHIFKGEGYSLRVIFTPGHDPGLCCLYESEQKILFSSDHIIKNLTPKPILALSRDRMIDKNYKGLIYYLKSLDRVSGLDVRHLFPGHGEYISDMKPVIGMYRVHYKERMEQVLNAVKDEELPAYNMVRKIFPNVEKADVFIALSEIFSHLELLESDNKIEIKGQDFPIIYRAL